In the Solibacillus sp. FSL K6-1523 genome, one interval contains:
- a CDS encoding RicAFT regulatory complex protein RicA family protein has protein sequence MTKLYSKDDIVVKAKEIAHMIANTEEVEFFKKAEEQINENQFVREKIASLKTLQKQAVNFQHLGKEKALKMIEGKITGIEEEIDSLPVVQQFKQSQTDVNELLQLVSNAIANNVTNEVIENTGGDILKGETGSKVRKSVPGSCS, from the coding sequence ATGACAAAATTATATTCAAAAGACGATATCGTCGTAAAAGCAAAAGAAATTGCACATATGATTGCCAACACAGAAGAAGTAGAATTTTTCAAAAAGGCAGAAGAACAAATTAACGAAAACCAATTTGTTCGTGAAAAAATTGCTTCATTAAAAACGTTACAAAAACAAGCAGTCAATTTCCAACACTTAGGAAAAGAAAAAGCTTTAAAAATGATTGAAGGAAAAATTACAGGAATTGAAGAAGAAATTGATTCACTTCCGGTTGTCCAACAATTTAAACAATCCCAAACAGATGTGAATGAATTACTGCAACTTGTTTCAAATGCCATTGCTAATAATGTAACAAATGAAGTAATTGAAAATACAGGCGGCGATATTTTAAAAGGTGAAACTGGATCAAAAGTGCGAAAAAGTGTACCTGGATCTTGCTCATAA
- a CDS encoding EAL domain-containing protein: MYKYYNQNFDKDDMYFWLCQMARQFESGVVVINPAKGNVIDFVNQVFIRMTDYSESELIGKKLNILHGPLTDVLNEDAIQECIENGLSFTTSSYHYRKDGSTFWNEISILPLKDLDGELQYCLLMMKDVTDAMKVDALLELERNIYYKLENGDPLEYVLGEICNHVEITFRNQCHCTIILIDENRKVTEVYGGSTKTFEMTKYQAFFMGNDSHDFSLSLDRKATFIKNIKSTIYYEQYKHLIDKENIVSLWGQPIFNKEEEVIGFFSIYFEQEMEPQATDYKFIITNVAPIVSLAVKYYNQKNAIHSLAFYDSATGLSNFEGFKSKMTADWEAGMENSYLYIIEPSEYQNIVDLYGRQGGDKILVKIAKRLQNIFAEHKLFIARYTNSAIIIASKLKNSDLQFTQAEIDHLLFEPYCINNKDVFITLKVGTSKVCLETPIDQAIRQADTALSIALKSVGTVIKKFEVEQVESVANEMNVLANIAKGLRKDEFMPMLQPKVDIKTGEINSFEALARWISPELGFVSPALFIPVAENTGNISEIDRAIFKKVLQWQKDRQENNLPMYQVSINISPNHFYHPAFVENVKELIEKYGVEPKYIKFEITESIELDNVMRAKKIINDLMRYGIATSIDDFGVGYSSLSYLQELPFEEIKIDKSFVDNLADPRMHAVIKTIIHLSRNLNMRCVAEGIETEEQHKELLQLGCNSGQGYYYFKPMPLHEVDELLQKKAQIQTQT, translated from the coding sequence ATGTACAAATATTACAATCAAAACTTCGACAAAGATGATATGTATTTTTGGTTGTGTCAAATGGCGAGGCAGTTTGAGTCAGGTGTTGTAGTAATCAATCCAGCTAAAGGCAATGTAATTGATTTTGTGAATCAAGTCTTTATACGCATGACAGATTACAGTGAGTCAGAATTAATCGGTAAAAAATTAAATATTTTACATGGTCCTTTAACAGATGTCCTAAACGAAGATGCGATTCAAGAATGTATAGAAAATGGGCTCTCGTTTACAACATCGTCTTATCATTATCGAAAAGATGGTTCAACATTTTGGAATGAAATAAGCATTTTACCTCTAAAGGATCTCGACGGCGAGCTTCAATATTGTCTTTTAATGATGAAGGACGTTACGGATGCAATGAAGGTAGATGCACTACTTGAGCTAGAAAGAAATATTTATTATAAATTAGAAAATGGCGACCCACTAGAATATGTTTTAGGTGAAATTTGTAATCATGTAGAAATAACTTTTAGAAATCAATGTCACTGTACGATTATTTTAATTGATGAAAATAGAAAAGTAACAGAAGTTTATGGTGGTTCAACAAAAACCTTTGAAATGACAAAGTATCAAGCTTTCTTTATGGGCAATGATAGTCATGATTTTTCATTAAGTTTAGATCGAAAAGCGACATTTATTAAAAATATAAAAAGTACAATTTATTATGAACAATATAAACATTTAATTGATAAAGAAAATATTGTCTCACTATGGGGTCAGCCGATTTTTAACAAGGAAGAAGAAGTTATCGGCTTTTTTTCGATTTATTTTGAGCAAGAGATGGAACCTCAGGCAACGGATTATAAATTTATTATTACGAATGTTGCTCCGATTGTTTCGCTCGCGGTCAAATATTACAATCAAAAAAATGCAATTCATTCGCTCGCTTTCTATGATTCTGCAACGGGCTTAAGTAATTTTGAAGGATTTAAAAGTAAAATGACAGCTGATTGGGAAGCGGGTATGGAAAATAGCTATTTGTATATTATTGAGCCGAGTGAATATCAAAATATTGTCGATTTATATGGTCGACAAGGTGGCGATAAAATATTAGTAAAAATAGCAAAACGCTTACAAAATATTTTTGCGGAACATAAATTATTCATCGCGCGCTATACAAACTCGGCGATTATTATTGCATCCAAGCTAAAAAATAGTGATTTACAATTTACACAAGCTGAAATAGATCACTTATTATTTGAGCCGTATTGCATTAATAATAAAGATGTATTCATTACATTGAAAGTGGGTACGTCAAAAGTTTGCCTTGAAACACCAATTGATCAAGCGATTCGTCAAGCGGATACAGCATTGTCTATCGCATTAAAAAGTGTAGGAACTGTCATTAAAAAGTTTGAAGTGGAACAGGTGGAATCCGTAGCGAATGAAATGAATGTTTTGGCGAATATTGCAAAAGGTTTGAGGAAAGATGAATTCATGCCAATGCTCCAGCCAAAAGTGGATATAAAAACTGGGGAGATTAATAGCTTTGAAGCGTTAGCACGATGGATTTCTCCTGAACTTGGTTTTGTTTCACCAGCATTATTTATCCCTGTCGCAGAAAACACAGGAAATATTTCTGAAATAGATCGCGCTATTTTTAAGAAGGTTTTACAATGGCAAAAAGATCGACAAGAAAATAACTTACCGATGTACCAAGTATCTATAAATATTTCGCCAAATCATTTTTATCACCCGGCATTCGTAGAAAATGTTAAGGAGTTAATTGAAAAGTATGGCGTGGAACCGAAGTATATAAAATTTGAAATTACGGAAAGTATCGAGTTAGATAATGTGATGCGGGCGAAGAAAATCATAAATGATTTGATGAGGTATGGCATCGCAACGTCTATTGATGATTTTGGGGTAGGGTATTCATCTTTAAGTTATTTGCAGGAGCTTCCATTTGAAGAGATTAAAATCGATAAAAGCTTTGTCGATAATTTAGCTGACCCACGTATGCATGCGGTCATTAAAACAATTATTCATCTTTCTAGAAATTTAAATATGCGCTGTGTTGCTGAAGGTATTGAAACAGAAGAGCAGCATAAAGAACTCCTACAACTCGGCTGTAACAGTGGTCAAGGTTATTATTATTTTAAACCAATGCCACTTCATGAAGTCGATGAATTATTACAAAAGAAGGCGCAAATTCAAACTCAAACATAA
- the miaB gene encoding tRNA (N6-isopentenyl adenosine(37)-C2)-methylthiotransferase MiaB has translation MNEEQRLASQQVKQPQQEKDYSKYFEKVFTAPSLKDAKKRGKEEVKYHKDFDIEEKFLHMGEGRKFYIRTYGCQMNEHDTEVMAGIFMQLGYTSTEQIEEADVVLLNTCAIREGAENKVFGELGFLLKYKRQNPEMLIGVCGCMSQEESVVNRILKQYQHVDMVFGTHNIHRLPHILNEAYMSKEMVVEVWSKEGDVIENLPKKRLGSIKAWVNIMYGCDKFCTYCIVPYTRGKERSRRPEEIIQEVRELAAQGYKEIMLLGQNVNAYGKDFEDITYRLGDLMDAIRTIDIPRVRFTTSHPRDFDDHLIEILAKGGNLVEHIHLPVQSGSNEILKIMARKYTREHFLQLVEKIKTAIPNVALTTDIIVGYPNETEEQFQETLDLYREVGFEMAFTYIYSPREGTPAAKMTDNVPDEVKKERLHRLNHVVAEYSAKALKELEGQIVEVLVEGSSKRRDDVLAGYTRKNRLVNFKADPKYIGHRVLVKVTEAKSHSLLGEFVGKVKEEVELIK, from the coding sequence AAAGATGCAAAAAAACGTGGGAAAGAAGAAGTGAAGTACCACAAAGATTTTGATATCGAAGAGAAGTTTTTACATATGGGTGAGGGACGTAAATTTTACATCCGAACTTATGGTTGTCAAATGAATGAACATGATACAGAAGTAATGGCAGGTATTTTCATGCAGCTTGGCTACACATCTACGGAGCAGATCGAGGAAGCGGATGTCGTGCTATTAAACACATGTGCCATTCGTGAAGGTGCGGAAAATAAAGTATTTGGTGAGCTCGGCTTCTTGCTTAAATATAAACGACAAAATCCAGAAATGTTAATCGGTGTTTGTGGATGCATGTCACAAGAAGAATCAGTAGTCAATCGAATTTTAAAGCAGTACCAACATGTCGACATGGTTTTCGGTACACATAATATTCACCGTTTACCACATATTTTAAACGAAGCGTACATGTCTAAGGAAATGGTCGTAGAAGTATGGTCAAAAGAAGGCGATGTTATTGAAAACCTACCGAAAAAACGTCTCGGTTCGATCAAAGCTTGGGTAAACATTATGTACGGCTGTGACAAATTTTGTACATACTGCATCGTACCGTATACGCGCGGGAAGGAGCGTTCTCGTCGACCAGAAGAAATTATTCAAGAAGTACGTGAACTCGCAGCGCAAGGTTACAAAGAGATTATGTTACTAGGTCAAAACGTCAACGCTTACGGAAAAGATTTTGAAGACATCACGTACCGTTTAGGCGATTTGATGGATGCAATTCGAACAATTGATATTCCGCGTGTTCGTTTTACAACAAGTCACCCGCGCGACTTTGATGATCATTTAATTGAAATACTCGCTAAAGGTGGAAACCTAGTTGAGCATATCCATTTACCAGTTCAATCAGGTTCTAATGAGATTTTAAAAATTATGGCGCGCAAATATACGCGTGAGCACTTCCTACAATTAGTAGAAAAAATCAAAACAGCGATACCAAATGTTGCATTGACGACAGATATTATCGTCGGTTATCCAAATGAAACAGAAGAGCAATTCCAAGAAACACTCGATTTATATCGTGAAGTAGGCTTTGAAATGGCGTTTACGTATATTTATTCGCCACGTGAAGGTACACCTGCTGCTAAAATGACGGATAATGTGCCGGATGAAGTGAAAAAGGAACGATTACACCGTCTAAACCATGTCGTGGCAGAATATTCGGCTAAAGCATTAAAAGAATTAGAAGGTCAAATTGTAGAAGTGCTTGTAGAAGGTAGCAGTAAACGACGTGATGACGTGCTTGCGGGTTACACGCGTAAAAATCGATTAGTGAACTTCAAGGCAGATCCGAAATACATCGGGCATCGCGTGCTTGTGAAAGTGACAGAAGCAAAAAGTCACTCATTATTAGGTGAATTTGTGGGAAAAGTAAAAGAAGAGGTGGAATTAATCAAATGA
- the mutS gene encoding DNA mismatch repair protein MutS — MTTYTPMMLQYLDVKKDYKDAFVFYRLGDFYELFFDDAVKASQLLEITLTARSGNTDNPIPMCGVPHHAAQGYIETLVAKGFKVAICEQTEDPKQAKGVVKREVVQLVTPGTIMEGKALDGKTNHFIAAAESLSENEMAFAYLDISTGEANVSLIEGHVKELIQQLQAYAIKEVIVTEQLQLEIADYAMNAGIVVSLEDQEMDEGRAVQYVQNIPSALQVVAKRLLQYAERTQMRSLYHIQAFTYIEEKTTLKIDTNSKRNLELIQSIRGGDSKGTLLWLLDETVTAMGGRKLKQWLHQPLANKTAIEARQEVVTELLEEFFVREELQQLLKNVYDLERLAGRVAFGSVGGRDLAQLRESLRQVPAIQEKLVQSGRAQLIRLGENFDLCHDVEQLLTDAITDHPPISIKEGDVMRDGYNEQLDQYRDASRNGKDWIAQLEQKERELTGIKNLKIGYNRVFGYYIEITKSHLINTDLTRFERKQTLANAERFITEELKEKEALILNAEEQSLALEYDLFVALREQLKAYIPRVQALAAQISELDVYMSFANVTDKYRFTKPVFHEGRALKIIEGRHPVVEKMLNKQSYVPNDCLLAEDKNMMLITGPNMSGKSTYMRQVALIVVLAQMGCYVPAQEAVLPITDQIFTRIGAADDLAAGQSTFMVEMIESQHAITHATKNSLMLFDEIGRGTSTYDGMSLAQAMMEYIHTEIGANTLFSTHYHELTDLEMQLDRLQNVHVSATEQDGRVVFLHKVKSGAADKSYGVHVAELAEMPQPILQRARALLAEFEAKDARQEAVKNEGQSVFIEPVPQPIQTVREPVEQLALFQMTDAPAISEAEQQVLDAISKLNVMGTTPMQAMTVLYEWQQKLLENK, encoded by the coding sequence ATGACAACATATACACCGATGATGCTCCAATATTTAGATGTAAAAAAGGACTATAAAGATGCCTTTGTATTTTACCGATTAGGCGATTTTTATGAATTATTTTTCGACGATGCAGTAAAAGCATCCCAACTATTAGAAATTACGTTAACTGCACGTTCGGGCAATACAGACAACCCGATTCCAATGTGTGGAGTGCCACATCACGCCGCACAAGGTTATATTGAAACGCTTGTAGCAAAAGGATTTAAAGTCGCGATTTGCGAGCAAACGGAAGATCCGAAACAGGCAAAAGGTGTTGTCAAACGTGAAGTCGTACAGCTCGTGACACCAGGAACGATTATGGAAGGGAAAGCACTTGATGGGAAAACGAATCACTTTATCGCAGCAGCTGAAAGTTTATCTGAAAACGAAATGGCATTTGCTTATTTAGATATTTCAACAGGTGAAGCGAATGTGTCATTGATTGAAGGGCATGTGAAAGAATTAATTCAGCAACTTCAAGCGTATGCCATAAAAGAAGTGATCGTTACCGAGCAATTGCAGTTAGAAATAGCTGATTATGCGATGAATGCAGGCATAGTCGTATCACTTGAAGATCAGGAAATGGACGAGGGACGTGCCGTACAATATGTACAAAATATCCCAAGTGCACTACAAGTGGTCGCGAAACGATTATTGCAATATGCGGAGCGAACTCAAATGCGCTCTTTGTACCATATTCAAGCATTTACTTATATAGAAGAAAAAACGACATTAAAAATTGATACGAATTCCAAACGCAATTTAGAGCTCATTCAATCGATCCGTGGTGGTGATTCAAAAGGGACACTTTTATGGCTTTTAGATGAAACGGTGACGGCAATGGGTGGACGTAAATTAAAGCAATGGTTGCATCAGCCACTTGCCAATAAAACGGCGATTGAAGCAAGACAGGAAGTAGTAACGGAATTACTAGAAGAATTTTTTGTTCGTGAAGAGTTACAGCAACTTCTAAAAAATGTGTATGATTTAGAACGCTTAGCGGGGCGAGTAGCATTTGGTTCGGTAGGCGGTCGAGATTTGGCGCAGCTGAGAGAATCATTACGCCAAGTACCAGCCATTCAAGAAAAACTCGTACAAAGTGGCCGAGCGCAATTAATTCGATTAGGCGAAAATTTTGATTTATGCCATGATGTCGAACAATTGTTAACGGATGCGATTACCGATCATCCGCCGATTTCGATTAAAGAAGGGGATGTCATGCGAGATGGTTATAATGAACAACTCGATCAATACCGAGACGCCTCTCGAAACGGCAAAGACTGGATTGCGCAATTAGAACAAAAAGAGCGTGAATTAACCGGCATTAAAAACTTGAAAATCGGTTATAATCGCGTGTTTGGTTATTATATTGAAATTACAAAATCACATTTAATCAATACCGATTTAACACGTTTTGAACGAAAACAAACGTTAGCGAACGCTGAGCGATTTATTACGGAAGAGTTAAAAGAAAAAGAGGCGCTTATTTTAAATGCAGAAGAGCAAAGTTTAGCGCTAGAATATGATTTATTCGTCGCTTTACGTGAACAGTTAAAAGCATATATTCCGCGTGTACAAGCTTTGGCGGCCCAAATTAGTGAACTAGATGTGTATATGAGTTTTGCCAACGTAACGGATAAATATCGTTTTACGAAACCTGTATTTCATGAAGGACGCGCACTGAAAATTATCGAAGGGCGTCACCCAGTCGTGGAAAAAATGCTCAATAAACAAAGCTATGTCCCGAATGATTGTTTATTAGCGGAAGATAAAAATATGATGCTCATTACAGGTCCAAATATGTCGGGTAAAAGTACGTATATGCGCCAAGTTGCACTTATTGTTGTACTTGCGCAAATGGGTTGCTACGTGCCAGCTCAAGAAGCGGTTTTGCCAATTACCGATCAAATTTTCACACGCATTGGCGCAGCGGATGATTTAGCGGCTGGTCAATCGACTTTCATGGTGGAAATGATTGAATCACAACATGCCATCACGCATGCGACGAAAAATAGTTTAATGCTGTTTGACGAAATTGGGCGTGGTACTTCGACGTATGACGGCATGAGTCTAGCGCAAGCGATGATGGAATATATTCATACGGAAATTGGTGCGAATACATTATTTTCAACGCACTATCATGAATTAACGGATTTAGAAATGCAATTAGATCGCTTACAAAATGTCCATGTTAGTGCGACGGAGCAAGATGGGCGTGTTGTCTTTTTACACAAAGTGAAGTCAGGTGCGGCAGATAAAAGTTACGGTGTGCATGTGGCGGAACTGGCTGAAATGCCGCAGCCTATTTTACAGCGAGCACGTGCTTTATTAGCGGAATTTGAGGCGAAGGATGCAAGGCAAGAAGCGGTGAAAAACGAGGGACAGTCTGTATTCATTGAACCAGTTCCCCAACCTATACAAACCGTACGAGAGCCTGTGGAGCAACTTGCATTATTCCAAATGACTGATGCACCTGCAATTTCAGAAGCGGAACAACAAGTGTTAGATGCGATTTCGAAATTAAATGTAATGGGTACAACACCGATGCAAGCAATGACCGTTTTATATGAGTGGCAACAAAAACTTTTAGAAAATAAATAA
- the cotE gene encoding outer spore coat protein CotE, whose product MKRLRQIVTKAVIAKGKKRTECCETLCPPNAPTSILGCWVINHHYTAKRIGKYVEVSGKFDINVWYAYHNHSKTAVFTETVSYKDRIKLTFRDNDCKDSDDVKVCVLQAPNCIEAVITKHGDKINVKIEREFLVEIIGETTVVVSVHPIDCEDDWKFDESSTQSCSSSSSSSSSSCSSSSSPDYPCESSSSC is encoded by the coding sequence GTGAAGCGTTTACGTCAAATTGTGACGAAAGCCGTGATTGCCAAAGGGAAGAAGCGTACGGAATGTTGCGAAACGCTCTGTCCACCGAATGCGCCGACAAGTATTCTCGGCTGTTGGGTTATTAATCATCATTATACAGCAAAGCGTATTGGGAAGTATGTTGAGGTTTCAGGGAAGTTTGATATTAACGTATGGTATGCGTATCATAATCATTCAAAAACGGCCGTATTTACTGAAACAGTTTCATATAAAGATCGTATTAAACTAACATTCCGTGACAATGATTGTAAAGATTCAGATGATGTGAAAGTTTGTGTATTACAAGCACCAAACTGTATTGAAGCGGTTATTACAAAGCATGGGGATAAAATTAATGTGAAGATTGAACGTGAATTTTTAGTGGAAATTATTGGGGAGACGACGGTTGTTGTGAGCGTGCACCCAATCGACTGCGAAGATGACTGGAAGTTTGATGAAAGTTCGACACAATCTTGTTCTTCAAGCTCATCTTCATCTTCTTCCTCTTGCTCATCTTCCAGTTCGCCCGATTATCCATGTGAATCTTCATCGTCCTGTTAA